A single Phragmites australis chromosome 4, lpPhrAust1.1, whole genome shotgun sequence DNA region contains:
- the LOC133915826 gene encoding single myb histone 6-like isoform X2: MGAPKQRWTSEEEAALRAGIAKHGVGKWRTILKDPEFSSTLRYRSNVDLKDKWRNMNVIVSASGSRDKGKTSMKKFRGTPKNSYHIMAASTVTSDIDDEIVDEKSIASVFSEAWNTTNLKKSHSRLDNIIMEAIKTLNEPTGSHRTTICSYIEEQYWPPSDFDHLLSAKLKDLATSGKLIKVNRKYRIAPSSPYSEGRSPKMFLLEDVQREPFKVGSDDGKTLTRSQVDAELARMATMTAEEAAAAAARAVAEAEAIMAEAEAAAREAEAAEADAQAAQAFAETAAN; the protein is encoded by the exons ATGGGGGCGCCAAAACAAAGGTGGACTTCTGAGGAAGAAGCTGCTCTTAGAGCTGGAATAGCAAAGCATGGAGTTGGAAAATGGCGCACAATATTGAAAGATCCTGAATTTAGTTCCACCTTGCGCTACCGCTCAAATGTTGACCTAAAG GACAAGTGGCGCAACATGAATGTAATTGTAAGTGCATCGGGTTCTCGTGATAAGGGAAAAACTTCTATGAAGAAGTTCCGAGGTACTCCTAAAAATAGTTATCACATCATGGCAGCCAGCACAGTTACTTCTGATATCGATGATGAGATTGTTGATGAAAAGTCTATAGCATCAGTGTTTAGTGAAGCATGGAATACTACAAATCTGAAGAAATCTCACTCAAG GCTAGACAATATTATAATGGAGGCTATAAAGACCTTGAATGAGCCTACGGGATCACACAGAACTACTATTTGTAGTTACATAGAG GAGCAATATTGGCCGCCTAGTGATTTTGATCACTTATTGTCTGCAAAACTGAAGGACTTGGCTACCAGTGGGAAATTGATAAAG GTGAATCGGAAGTACAGGATAGCACCTAGTTCACCGTACTCAGAGGGCCGAAGCCCCAAAATGTTTTTGTTGGAAGACGTGCAGAGAGAGCCCTTCAAAGTAGGGAGTGATGATGGTAAAACTCTTACGAGATCTCAAGTTGATGCTGAATTGGCACGTATGGCAACCATGACTGCTGAGGAAGCTGCAGCGGCTGCTGCTCGTGCAGTTGCAGAGGCAGAGGCTATCATGGCAGAAGCTGAAGCAGCAGCGAGAGAAGCAGAGGCTGCAGAAGCAGATGCCCAAGCTGCACAAGCCTTTGCTGAAACAGCTGCAAATTG A
- the LOC133915826 gene encoding single myb histone 6-like isoform X1, translating to MGAPKQRWTSEEEAALRAGIAKHGVGKWRTILKDPEFSSTLRYRSNVDLKDKWRNMNVIVSASGSRDKGKTSMKKFRGTPKNSYHIMAASTVTSDIDDEIVDEKSIASVFSEAWNTTNLKKSHSSRLDNIIMEAIKTLNEPTGSHRTTICSYIEEQYWPPSDFDHLLSAKLKDLATSGKLIKVNRKYRIAPSSPYSEGRSPKMFLLEDVQREPFKVGSDDGKTLTRSQVDAELARMATMTAEEAAAAAARAVAEAEAIMAEAEAAAREAEAAEADAQAAQAFAETAAN from the exons ATGGGGGCGCCAAAACAAAGGTGGACTTCTGAGGAAGAAGCTGCTCTTAGAGCTGGAATAGCAAAGCATGGAGTTGGAAAATGGCGCACAATATTGAAAGATCCTGAATTTAGTTCCACCTTGCGCTACCGCTCAAATGTTGACCTAAAG GACAAGTGGCGCAACATGAATGTAATTGTAAGTGCATCGGGTTCTCGTGATAAGGGAAAAACTTCTATGAAGAAGTTCCGAGGTACTCCTAAAAATAGTTATCACATCATGGCAGCCAGCACAGTTACTTCTGATATCGATGATGAGATTGTTGATGAAAAGTCTATAGCATCAGTGTTTAGTGAAGCATGGAATACTACAAATCTGAAGAAATCTCACTCAAG CAGGCTAGACAATATTATAATGGAGGCTATAAAGACCTTGAATGAGCCTACGGGATCACACAGAACTACTATTTGTAGTTACATAGAG GAGCAATATTGGCCGCCTAGTGATTTTGATCACTTATTGTCTGCAAAACTGAAGGACTTGGCTACCAGTGGGAAATTGATAAAG GTGAATCGGAAGTACAGGATAGCACCTAGTTCACCGTACTCAGAGGGCCGAAGCCCCAAAATGTTTTTGTTGGAAGACGTGCAGAGAGAGCCCTTCAAAGTAGGGAGTGATGATGGTAAAACTCTTACGAGATCTCAAGTTGATGCTGAATTGGCACGTATGGCAACCATGACTGCTGAGGAAGCTGCAGCGGCTGCTGCTCGTGCAGTTGCAGAGGCAGAGGCTATCATGGCAGAAGCTGAAGCAGCAGCGAGAGAAGCAGAGGCTGCAGAAGCAGATGCCCAAGCTGCACAAGCCTTTGCTGAAACAGCTGCAAATTG A
- the LOC133915826 gene encoding single myb histone 6-like isoform X3 yields the protein MNVIVSASGSRDKGKTSMKKFRGTPKNSYHIMAASTVTSDIDDEIVDEKSIASVFSEAWNTTNLKKSHSSRLDNIIMEAIKTLNEPTGSHRTTICSYIEEQYWPPSDFDHLLSAKLKDLATSGKLIKVNRKYRIAPSSPYSEGRSPKMFLLEDVQREPFKVGSDDGKTLTRSQVDAELARMATMTAEEAAAAAARAVAEAEAIMAEAEAAAREAEAAEADAQAAQAFAETAAN from the exons ATGAATGTAATTGTAAGTGCATCGGGTTCTCGTGATAAGGGAAAAACTTCTATGAAGAAGTTCCGAGGTACTCCTAAAAATAGTTATCACATCATGGCAGCCAGCACAGTTACTTCTGATATCGATGATGAGATTGTTGATGAAAAGTCTATAGCATCAGTGTTTAGTGAAGCATGGAATACTACAAATCTGAAGAAATCTCACTCAAG CAGGCTAGACAATATTATAATGGAGGCTATAAAGACCTTGAATGAGCCTACGGGATCACACAGAACTACTATTTGTAGTTACATAGAG GAGCAATATTGGCCGCCTAGTGATTTTGATCACTTATTGTCTGCAAAACTGAAGGACTTGGCTACCAGTGGGAAATTGATAAAG GTGAATCGGAAGTACAGGATAGCACCTAGTTCACCGTACTCAGAGGGCCGAAGCCCCAAAATGTTTTTGTTGGAAGACGTGCAGAGAGAGCCCTTCAAAGTAGGGAGTGATGATGGTAAAACTCTTACGAGATCTCAAGTTGATGCTGAATTGGCACGTATGGCAACCATGACTGCTGAGGAAGCTGCAGCGGCTGCTGCTCGTGCAGTTGCAGAGGCAGAGGCTATCATGGCAGAAGCTGAAGCAGCAGCGAGAGAAGCAGAGGCTGCAGAAGCAGATGCCCAAGCTGCACAAGCCTTTGCTGAAACAGCTGCAAATTG A